In a genomic window of Salegentibacter salegens:
- a CDS encoding type B 50S ribosomal protein L31, translating to MKQGIHPENYRLVAFKDMSNEDVFITKSTANTKETIEVEGTEYPLIKLEISRTSHPYYTGQTKLVDSAGRIDKFKNKYKKFKK from the coding sequence ATGAAGCAGGGAATCCATCCGGAAAATTATAGATTAGTAGCGTTTAAAGATATGTCTAACGAAGATGTATTCATTACTAAATCTACCGCGAACACTAAAGAAACTATTGAAGTAGAAGGTACAGAGTATCCACTTATCAAGTTGGAGATCTCAAGAACTTCTCACCCATACTACACCGGGCAAACCAAATTGGTTGATAGCGCCGGGCGTATTGACAAGTTTAAAAACAAGTACAAGAAATTCAAGAAATAA
- a CDS encoding GlmU family protein: MNYILFDGSARNRLLPFTFTRPVADIRVGILTIREKWELLLKSTTSTVTEDYLAEKWPMVEFEENVMINASFLPNPEFLNQIKNLKPNQAIFHQEDIVAFHAYEDQEVALDEYEQIELAEEVIQINNSWDIFSKNGEAIEADFEIITKDRKSQPIHESNYVKNPEKIFLEEGAEVENCSLNASSGSIYIGKDAKVLEGSLIKGAFAVCEGALVKMGAKIYGPTTLGPGCRGGGEINNAVLFANSNKGHDGYLGNSVLGEWCNLGADTNNSNLKNNYAEVRIWDYETEGFAKTGLQFCGLMMGDHSKCGINTMFNTGTVVGVSANIFGAGFPRNFVPSFSWGGSAGMTVYKTQKAFEVAEIVMNRRNIEFSEVDKKILEHVFEETSKWRRG, translated from the coding sequence ATGAATTATATATTATTTGACGGTTCTGCCAGGAACCGCTTACTCCCATTTACCTTTACACGGCCAGTTGCCGATATTAGAGTTGGAATTCTTACAATTCGGGAAAAATGGGAATTACTTTTAAAATCTACCACTTCTACAGTTACTGAAGATTATTTAGCCGAAAAATGGCCCATGGTAGAGTTCGAAGAAAATGTAATGATAAATGCTTCTTTTCTTCCAAATCCTGAATTTTTAAATCAAATAAAAAACCTAAAACCTAACCAGGCAATTTTTCATCAGGAAGATATTGTTGCTTTCCACGCTTACGAAGATCAGGAAGTAGCTTTAGATGAATATGAGCAAATAGAATTGGCTGAAGAGGTTATTCAAATAAATAACTCCTGGGATATTTTTTCCAAAAATGGCGAAGCTATAGAAGCCGATTTTGAGATTATAACCAAAGACAGAAAATCCCAGCCCATTCACGAATCTAATTATGTAAAAAATCCCGAAAAGATTTTTCTTGAAGAGGGAGCTGAAGTCGAAAATTGTTCATTAAATGCCTCCAGCGGCTCAATATACATTGGAAAAGATGCAAAAGTTTTGGAAGGCAGCCTTATAAAAGGGGCCTTTGCGGTTTGCGAAGGTGCTTTAGTAAAGATGGGCGCTAAAATTTACGGTCCAACTACTCTAGGCCCCGGTTGCCGCGGTGGTGGCGAGATAAATAATGCGGTGCTTTTCGCTAATTCCAATAAAGGTCACGATGGCTATTTAGGAAATTCGGTTTTAGGGGAATGGTGTAATCTTGGTGCCGATACCAATAATTCTAATCTAAAGAATAATTATGCTGAAGTGCGCATCTGGGATTACGAAACTGAAGGTTTTGCTAAAACCGGATTGCAATTTTGCGGCTTGATGATGGGTGACCATAGTAAATGCGGAATAAACACCATGTTTAATACCGGGACGGTAGTTGGCGTAAGTGCAAATATTTTTGGAGCAGGATTTCCACGGAATTTTGTACCCAGCTTCAGTTGGGGTGGCAGCGCGGGAATGACGGTTTACAAAACTCAAAAAGCTTTTGAAGTTGCTGAAATTGTAATGAACCGTCGAAACATAGAATTTTCAGAAGTCGATAAAAAGATTTTAGAGCACGTTTTTGAGGAAACTAGCAAGTGGAGGAGAGGTTAG